The Sylvia atricapilla isolate bSylAtr1 chromosome 13, bSylAtr1.pri, whole genome shotgun sequence genome includes a region encoding these proteins:
- the GCNT3 gene encoding beta-1,3-galactosyl-O-glycosyl-glycoprotein beta-1,6-N-acetylglucosaminyltransferase 3: MQWWERAPAARRRWALLLGPLALLAAALALRGTARPDRSRLYRALELSPSLSINCSGVVRGDRTAIEKAQLSILEVANRKASPTPGEYLNFTRDCRAFKESRRYIEFPLSREEEEFPIAYSMVIHHKIDMFERLLRSVYAPQNVYCVHMDSKSPATFQKAVRAIAACFPNVFVASRLESVIYATWSRVQADLNCMHDLLLSPVPWRYLINTCGTDFPIKTNAEIVRALQVLQGQNSVESERPSGYKQQRWQYHYQVGQTISRTTQKKLPPPHSSPMFTGSAYNAVTRDFVQYVFENPTAQKFLEWSKDSYSPDEHVWATLNRMPGVPGGTPPNDKFQLSDMNALPRLVKWAYLEGDMSKGAPYPPCTGRHQRSICVYGVGDVPWMLQKHHLLANKFDPEVDDAAVQCLEEYLRHKALYGRGP, translated from the coding sequence ATGCAGTGGTGGGAGCGGGccccggcggcgcggcggcgctGGGCGCTGCTGCTCGGGCCGCTGGCGCTGCTCGCCGCCGCCCTGGCGCTGCGCGGCACCGCCCGCCCCGACCGCTCCCGCCTCTACCGGGCGCTGGAGCTGTCCCCCAGCCTCAGCATCAACTGCTCGGGGGTGGTCCGCGGGGACCGCACGGCCATCGAGAAGGCGCAGCTCAGCATCCTGGAAGTGGCGAACAGAAAGGCTTCACCGACGCCCGGCGAGTACCTGAACTTTACGAGGGACTGCAGAGCCTTCAAAGAGTCGCGGCGCTACATCGAGTTCCCGCTCAgccgggaggaggaggagttcCCCATCGCCTACTCCATGGTCATCCACCACAAAATCGACATGTTTGAGCGACTCCTGCGGTCCGTCTACGCCCCCCAGAATGTCTACTGTGTCCATATGGACAGCAAGTCCCCGGCCACCTTCCAGAAAGCCGTGCGGGCCATCGCCGCCTGCTTCCCCAACGTCTTCGTGGCCAGCCGCCTGGAAAGCGTGATCTATGCCACCTGGTCCCGGGTGCAGGCCGACCTCAACTGCATGCACGACCTGCTGCTGAGCCCCGTGCCGTGGCGCTACCTCATCAACACCTGCGGCACCGACTTCCCCATCAAGACCAACGCCGAGATAGTCCGGGcgctgcaggtgctgcagggccAGAACAGCGTGGAGTCCGAGAGGCCCTCAGGCTACAAGCAGCAGCGCTGGCAGTACCACTACCAGGTGGGGCAGACCATCTCTCGCACTACCCAGAAGAAACTACCGCCGCCCCACAGCTCCCCCATGTTCACGGGCAGCGCCTACAACGCGGTCACACGGGACTTCGTGCAGTACGTCTTCGAGAACCCCACGGCACAAAAGTTCCTCGAGTGGTCCAAGGACAGCTACAGCCCTGACGAGCACGTCTGGGCCACCCTGAACCGCATGCCGGGGGTGCCGGGGGGCACGCCGCCCAACGACAAGTTCCAGCTGTCGGACATGAACGCCCTTCCCCGCCTGGTCAAGTGGGCGTACCTGGAGGGGGACATGAGCAAGGGCGCGCCCTACCCGCCCTGCACCGGCCGCCACCAGCGCTCCATCTGCGTCTACGGGGTGGGCGACGTGCCCTGGATGCTGCAGAAGCACCATCTCTTGGCCAACAAGTTCGACCCCGAGGTGGACGATGCGGCCGTCCAGTGTCTGGAGGAGTACCTGCGCCACAAGGCCCTGTACGGCCGGGGGCCCTGA